The window CTTGgagcattacattccattcataataTCCAAAGGGTACgataaaaaattgttttatatctatcttcttcttttattgaAATTTGATAATATCCAGATTTTAGGTCAAATTAGAAATGATAGTAGCATTACTTAATCTTTTAATTAAGTCATTTTTGTTGGGTAAGggatattttattcattttaagacTCTATTTAAAGGTTTGTTATTAATTACTAACCTAGGAGCTCCTCTTTCGATTTCTGAGGCTTTCATTACATAAATCTTGTACAGCTCCACGGAGACTTTGATGGCCTGATTATTCTTTTGTCTAAGTAttcttggatttctttcttaTAGTATTCCAAAAATTCTTTATTCATTTTGATAGGTTTTGTCTTAGTAGGGAtatctttttcattaaaattatcTTTATATGGTAGGGATACTTCATATAATTTTCTATAATGAAAAGTTTTTGGGTTTAGGTTACACAAGTCTTTTTCAATCCTATATATCTTCTAATCTTTTTATTATGGTTTGGATTTTTTGAGTTTCTAGTTGTTGTTCTATTCTTTTATATACAATTTCTTGATTCAGAAAattaatttgtttcttttttctttctattatattAAGTTGAGAGATAGCTACTTGTTGTAATAAatttatctctcttttttttgtttctgtATGAACTCAAATAGGATCGGTTGGTTTGGTAtgcaatattatatatatagaaaataaaaaaatttgagagaCATAAGACTACACGTATATAGAATAGCTATGGTGTACAATATGGTTATGTTTTAAAGGTGATGCAGTAGCAAAGATAAATATAACATATTCTAGTAAGGATTAAAGTTGAAAAGCGTAGCTTTTGGTCCTAAACAACATCACTTGAAAAGCACATCCTATTCTTGAACGCTAAAAATGTAGCTTTTGATACAGAAAAGTATAGCCTTTAAGAATAGGCAACGACCAAATAGACATTCCTCATTAAAGCGTctctaaaaccaaaaaaaatataatcttaactaaaagtatcattttttttcatttttagctATACTTTTCAAGTGTAGCTGAATGAGTATTTTTTTGGTAGTGAATATAAAATATGTAAGTAAAAAAGAGCTAAAATACAACAACCTTAGGGAGAATCATAATTAGGGGTGTTTACCAAAAtgtggttaaccggttaaaaaccataaccacattttggttaaccagcttaataaaataattttaaaaactacatccatattttttagaattagttaactaaaatcaaattgaaaaaaTCAATTCTTAACCAGTTaatcaaaaccaaaaccaaattaaaattaaaacctaATTTCAAAATGACCGTTCTTCTCCTCTTCGACAGGTCTTACAACTGATAACTATAGTTCGTGTCAGAATATGATGTATATGTGTTTGACTGCTCATTTTATCAATGTGGACTAGAAGTTGCAaaagaaaatactaaatttttgccAAGCCTCTGGCCACACAGGAGAGATTATGTCTCAAAATATTGAAGATAAGCTTGCTTGAATAGCTGAAAGTTGAACAAGATCAGTTGATAATGCATCGTCTAACGATGTAGGAGTTATGTATTTACAAAGAAGGCTGATTTCTTGGAAGAGTTCAGTTTTAAATGGAGAGTATCTCCATATGCGGTGTTGTGCGCATATTTTAAACCTGATTGTAAAGGATGgattgaaggagattgatgatTCGTTCGACAAAATTCGAGATGATGTGAAGTATGTTAGATCTTGAACTTCAAGATAAACTAGGTTCAAGGCATGTATTGCACAAGAGAATATTCCACATAAGAGTCTTATTTGTCTAGATGTTGAAACGCGATGGAACTCTACATACTTGATGTTAGTAGCAGCCTTAAAGCATCAGAAAGAATTTGAACTATTAGAGATGCAAGGCAAAAAATTTGTTGAAGAATTAAACAAGGGAAGAGGGGTACCTTCAATTCAAGATTGGGATTATGCTAAGTCCGTCTTACCAATTTTAGAGATATTTTACGATGCTACACTTCCCATCTCTGGATCCTCTTATGTCACTATTAACTTATACATGAAAGAAGTGTTTGCTCTTGGAAGGAGGATTCAACAATattgtgatgatgatgatttgagCATAAGTCTTATGACAAGTAAGATGAAAGCAAAATACAACAAGTattgaaaaaaagcaaaaactattAACATGTTGTTGTTAATTGCCGTAGTTTTAGATCCTTGCCATAAATTGGATTATGTTGAGTGGTGCCTAGTTAATTCTTTTGGTGCGGAAGTGGGCGGTGAATTGAATACAAAGTTGTCTTCTTGTCTTCATTcactttataatttatatcaaggtGCAGATGAAGGAAACCAAGATGATACCCTCTCCCAACTGAGTGCAAGTGATAAAGCCAAAGACATTTATGATATGGGGTTATATCGCCGATCAACTGGTCGCAAATCCAATCTTAAATCTGAGCTTAATCGTTATTTGAATGAAGACCGTGAACTAGATGATAAGCCTTTGGATATTTTAGGATGGTAGAAGGTTAACTCGAATCGGTTTTCCGTCTTAACAAATATGGCATGGGAAATATTGGCTATACCAGTTTTAACAGTAGCTTCCAAGTTTGCTTTTAGTATGCGGGAAGAATCATCGATCAATATCGTAGCTCATTGACTCCTAAGATGGTAGAATCCCTTATATGCACCGAAGATTGGCTTAAAGGaggctttttctcttctcttgcaCTTGAAAATTTCGAAGAGTTTGAAAAGGTCGAACAAGGTAAATTGAATATTAAATGTCTCTTAAATATATCATATGATAATTTATCAATTTCAATATCTATTTTATAGTTTTGACCATCATTAATTGAATATAGAgcataattttatttgttgcttaATTGGTAAAACGAATCGGTTTGTTTGGTTTACttagaaaatattttagtttaactTATGTAAATTCAAATgatgaataaaattaattaaattattccgtttgtctttatatttttttaaattggtaaTTATAGCCTTTTTTTTTGTGCAGATTTGATTTTATCAAAGGACATTACTTGTTCAGTGGGTCCAAGTTCAATTGTGCTTGAGGATGACTACAAAGTCTTGattgtttatgttttctttagttaTGTTCTAAACACTTAGGTGGTAAAGAGATTAGACTTTCTTTTTCATATATGATTAGACTTGCTTATGTTCATGTATATGTTTTCTTTAGTTAAGTTCTACATATATAATTGCTAAGAGATTAGACTTGCTTTTTCAACGTTGATTTTGTGAAGGAGATCGAGATTGTGCCATTGTGGAGGGGATTATGCCTTATTTGAATAGAAAAGgtgttgaagaaaaaaaaatatttgcaaTGGAAGGAATTTCATTATTTACAAATATTACTTgtatcatttagaaagaaaaaaaattaatttttagattaaaaaatttaatttaaaaccaTAAACACCCTTACATAATAAACTCCTATAAGAGAGACCAAGGTGTGTCATAAAGTGTTTTTGGGTAAATACCACCCACCCCGCATCCCTAATTATTATGTTTATTCTTTCTGGGGAGAAGATTACTAGCAACTAAAACTTTAATTTTGGCATATATCTTATTATTGTTATGGTCTATGTGTTTGAATAAATTCCGATACCTCTCTTATTATTAAGGATAGTGAATAATAAAATAGAGCATGCTGGTTTATTgaattttagtttgttttgtcACACTTATCAAGTTGAttgtttgaattttaatttatggTTTGCTTTTGTTTCGTCACTCTAAGTATACTGAATACGTCATTTTCATGGTAAATTTATCTATATGTTTTTTGGCCGAAGTAGTTGACAGTGGCAAGGAAGAACTACTTTTGCAAATTCTCTGCTACTACTACATATTCATGCTAAAACAGAAAGGGAAATAGAGTGAAAGAGTATAAGCCTAACCTTCTTTGGTTGCTTTTCTATTTGTGTAGCATTTTAAGTACGAGAAATATTCAAGGacaaacaaaatttattaattctagctattatttttagttatttatttaatttttttgtataataatttaacaatatatttttagttcatatttttaaatattaatgactaactactaattaaaaataataaattctattagTTTTTTAACATTTGAGTTTTAGTAAAATTCAGTTCAACGTGTAAATTTCCTTGGACTGTTACttataaaagaaatgaaaaatgaaTGAGATTGCTCTATTATATTAGAAGGATATCTACATTTATATTTTGCTAAAAAAATGTTTTCGAAGTGTAAAGCCTTGGATATAGCTCTGTTAATTGTGGTTCTTCTGGAACTTATATGGTTATTGGTGATGAACTCAATTTCTTATCCCTGCCATTTTAATAGGAAGAATCTCTTTGTTTCTTTTAAGATTGTAAAAGAAACATAAACTGGTGTGGTATTATGCCACTATGAGaataatgaaaaatgaaattgagGCAATTTCATAATTATTATCAACATTTCATTAATTACTTTGCTTATATAACTAGTACTAAACGTGGCAAAATTAGAACATTGCCAACAAATTTATTCTTGAACTAATAAATGTCAAAACTAATAAAAGCATcacaaaaatgtaaaaataatgacaaaaataacaattaaaataaaaaagtttatcaaattgataattttataaaattatctttGTTTGTCAAAACAAACCAAATATTATTAGATGTAGCTATATGCCTATATCTATGTTATCTTTAGCATATAACAAAACCTAATTATTATGTAAACTTTCATATATTATGATTAGTTTTGCAGATAATAATGGTTTTCAGTggttaagagaagggggttgaatcttagccccttttttgcttATTAaaacttgctggtctttgaaataGTTTTtggagattttttaatttttgtcttgtacccaaccacgagactttttctttttatctcgtaacccggcacgagatatttttcggtTTTATCTCCTatacagcagaaacagaaatgcaaTAGAAGAAAGAGAATCACACCACGATATATCCTAGTTCAGCTgccaagtgcaatgcagcctacatccagtctccatcacaacaatgatgaaatttcactataatcttcatgATTATATACACCAATTATCCCAAGGAACTACCCTTTCTATCcgagacaagtccagaatctaaaccccaatcctgaacttgacttggtcacagccaagctttcaactgctaagtactaacccaacttgcaaggggattttcacagaatcatgaaacacaacacagatgtacaaaggacctctaaggatatctatggctttttcttttaattttgcactctctaccTTTTTTTGCTCTatagctttttcttacaaacctcactatttgtctttttccatgagactcaagacagacaaaattaaacagaaaaatacaaaacagaaaatattgaaggagaagaacttctgttagcttggggaGGTATAGGAACTCTGTGCTCACTCTTTTCCATAATTCAAaccctggctgttctcccttatttatagaaggggaagcctccaagatTGAAGTTCTTgaaccaagccaacttcttcttcttcatgcaaactgGTTTGGCTAGAAAGAAAGGAGAGGAAACTgaatgtaaaacccaacatgcaattacctctgtgtcttccCTTTACATCAAGCTTCACCAATCTGAGCCAtccatcttgacttgcactccaagaaggatCCCTAACCCTTGATGCTTCTTGATGTATGACAGCTCCTCCTGCTCtacttttgcttcctccttcacgtAGCCTCTtcagctaccttctgtgatgggtAAGCTCAAAGCAGAGACGAGCCATGCCTCtgagatcttcttcctctgaccaaATGGATCTTCTTCTATTTTAGGGTATGGAGAGCTTaagatctcttcaccaaatcttaccatttgtggtgaaaatctcagccacaacatacttcatattttctttttcttgatgccATAATCACAATGGCTCTTCCTTTCAACTAGCTTCTCTGTGATTTTTACTGATAGCTTGCTTCATCCCTCCTTTCCTGCTAGACAAGAccgaaagagagaggagagagaatagAGAAAAATTTGcaatgtaattaaagaagaaaataaaaatgagttaGGTTTACATTACCCATGCATAGCCTCTGCTTCCTTCTTCAGATTACTTGCTTCTACCATCTTCTTCTCTGACAGTGAGGTGACCGAAtgcaaagagagagaagaaagagtagAAAGAAGAAAAGTAATGGAAGTAATgtgtgatataaattataatcaattaaaatcaaataatcccACTTCTCATGTTTTTGCCTTGTAACGTGCATAACTCAATAAATGccatcaaatcagattttttctttccatttaccAAGGTATTTAATGATAATTGAATAAGTTTGAAACTCACCGCATGATGAAAAtgagatccgttggaagcatgcaGCCAAATATTTGAAGAAATAGATTTCATCATTTTAAATGGGTAGCTTAAACCTTGACCCAATTCCTTTTCAATTTCAGGCCAACCATCTTTGTTGGGCTTCAAAATGGTTTTATTGGCCCAACAAATATAACAATTCAGCCATATATTGTATAACATATTGCACAAagctaaatatattattttaacacaaTTTGGACTTTGATTTACTTTTGTACCCAATTGCCATAATCTGCATAACAACAAAATCATTAAATTACCAATTGTGAAATGAAGattagattaataattttgtaattaattgttttaataatatttaattatcgtcaatttaatttagagttttcaaaCTCATGAGATAATTTTATCTCTTGTGAATATTTTTAAGaacttaaataattaattttgtacgtatatataattacataatattaatattaacgaTCAAATTTAAAAAACAGATATAATTAAACGATTTCAcgaaatattttatactaaaacatcAAAAGTAAACATAGTTTAGTCTTTTATTTCTTACTAGACATACAAGCCAGGTTTAAGAACCTTGGTTAAGCTTGGTGAAGTAGTTGCTAGTGGGTTTCTTCAAGTGGAGGACTAATAATAGTAAGCTCTCCTTTTCGCTTCAAAAGCCTAGCTTCCTTCCTTTCCATCCGAAACGAACTCATGAGCACTGCCTCCGGAATTGCGCGGACGAGCGAGAGCTCTCCGGCGAGTGTGTTGATGATGGGGTTATCACTGGTTTTGATTGCTACCCAGTCAAATGCATCACTCCCAGCCTTTTTCACAACAATGTAATGCTGTGGCACAATTACCACTTGACCCTCCTTCACCTCTTCATCCAACACCCTCTTTCCGTTCTCGTTGATTACCTGAACCAGAGCGCTTCCCCTTGTGCAGTAGATCACAGCATGGCAATTCAAATTGTAGTGAGGAACTAAAATAGCATCCTGCATTTTGGTTAAAAAGTATTACTAAAAttaacattatattttttttatattttgtaacattttttatttttatttttaagttgaaaaatgttttaaattttgaaaaaatattattttaattttaataatattttttaagtttgaaAGTTATGTAGACACCGTAGCAATCATGTATATATATGATAATAGTTATAGTCCAAACAAAGTCTTAATATTATGTAGCAATTGTGGCTTGTTAGTTGTTACCTTGTAGAGTACACCGCGGTCTAAACCAAGTTGGAGGTATTGAAGGACTGCCATATTGGGAGTGTTGAGGCTAGTAATGTGACCCCCACGTGGGTTATATTTGTCAGCATGCATTCTTGGTTCACCTAATGGATGCACAAATGAGTAAGAACATAGAGTTTCCTCTATACCATTAACATCacctttcttcctcttttctgatccttcttctttttcttcttcttcctcttcttctgggCTCAGCCAATCAAGTCCTTCCTTCACCAAAATGATTGAACCTCTCCAATCCTTCATGCCTTGCACTTTCTCCGCTATCTCCCTTTGAACATTAAAAGACCCAATCAATGTCTCTAATGCTAATCCACTGAAGacattgccttcttgtgcctctcTTTGCTTCTTAAACCAATTATTGTCACTTTCTTCTCCCTCCTTTCCGTTCCCGTTCCCACTAAGGAGGAAGTTCTGTAAttaatatcaattttaaaagATCGAATCacattagttattatttttcattaaatttCGTTATTTTTGTGTAATTTTGAGTGTTACATGCATatacatataattatttatagttTAACGGTacactttttcaataaaaaataaaatttattaaagtaatctaatatttttgtaataatatcataattttttttataaaatactgaatatatatatttatatacactgattaattaatagctaattttttaatcatataatataaattagatttaaTTAAGACTAATGGTGATGTACGCCAGTTAATTTGAGGACAAGTTAACTCGCATAAAAGATTTATTCCGTGATGCATACAAAACTAGTAAATGTAtcaaattattatcttaaattttgaattaaaaaaaaaattgtattaaataattaaaaaataattttttatacttctTCAATTGTATTTGGTGATGCCTCAAAAACTAGTGAATAGTACCCTAAATGTGGGGTCAAGTTGGTTATGAGCATTGGCGACATCGACGAGCGAGAAGAGAACAAGATCAGAGTGGCCGGTGTTGTATATCCAGTGAACCGAACTTGAAGGCACGGCAACGGCGTCGTTTTGTTCAATTGATTGAATCTTCTGGTGCTCGTCACTGTAACTGCTGATGCGTCTCTTTGTTGATGACCGATACATTGCCCGACACCCTGTCACCACTATTTCCATAACACCCTTACCTGCATAATTTACCGCCTCCCACAAATTAAAACCAACTGTTATACAGAAATCTCAGACAATATAATAACAAGTATTAAGTattctttaaatattattttaaaaataaatcatttttataattttttaaataactgatatataaaaaataaatatttaaattaattaaataataataaaactgactaaaaactaaattttaaagaaCATTTagtatttttcatataataatattttgacaTTCATAATTATATATTCAATACAAAGAATCTGCCACTAAATTTGTTAcagatatataatatatattaaaatattaaatatatattaaaaataaatcagataatatatatttttagatgCATTTAACATTTTTACTAACATATATGAAGAATGagaaatattaaaagattaatactttttattaatatCAACTAACACTTTAGATCGATATCTATGATCTAAAATTTatgatttagtttaaaatttaatatttaaaatttaaaattaattaaatattaataaaaaataataaatttcattAATTGTGTAACATTATTTTATAGATTGATGTGAGCAACTCTTCTCTTTGTAATTGGCCTTCAAAATTTGTAAGGTACCGATTTGTTTTAAAGTATTAGGACGAATATCGAGAGATTGAGATTCAATAATATGTTTATTGATCTAAAAAttggtattaaaattttaatttttatttttaaaattttagtattttagtatttttaaaaagtGGAGACATAGAAgactaaaatttttgaattgaaactttaataatattttatatctaaaatactcttatttcaattaattaattttaactttatttttttgtgtaaattaaactagaatttcattcttatttcagtctctgtctctcacttcacaccaaacacaatactaaaatttatttcaatttttgtctcttaatctcaatttttcggtttctatttctctttcaagCGCTCCCCAATAGTTTAACACGTCTTTCGTTGAGTAATTATTTGGTGGAAGTTGAAACTAAAAGGTTTTGGTTGCAAAATCACCGAAATTTGTGAAAAGTAACCTTTAATACTGACCTTGGAGAACATAGTGGATTCTGGGGGCATTGGTGTAAAATGGCAAGAGAAGGCCATTGGGTCTTATAGTGTATCGAATCAACGTGACACCAATGCATTGGAGCTGCTGGTTCTTGTCATCCCAGAACTCAGCTACGCCACCTTCAGATTCAACTCGTTTTGTAGGTTCCATGACGCTGAGGTGCTCAAGACGGCACTCTCCGATTCTGTCTCCATGTGACTGCGCATGACATGTTGTTAAACGTTCAATAAGAACGAGGTAAGCAAATGTGAGAGAAAGTAATAATGAAGACATGATATATGTTTCAAGACAAGCTTAGTAGTGATAATAGAGAAAGATAGTTCAGCAGCGAGGACCAACTAGCCTCTTTGTTTATAATATAGTGAACCTGTGAGCGTGTCCATTAAACCATTTTTTTTCAAGTAACAGAAATgagtctaatttttataaaaagcaATGCTACagtactaataaaatttattatttttaatatttaaattttaaataattttaaattttaataatataaaaataatatattaataaaaagtattcttttctaatattttttataaaagtgttttactattttaaattttataaagagAAAATTTTAGGAGCTGACATCGCAAtcaattaacataaaaaaatattttaaattttaaaaacaaaaatatttaaaatttgattataaaaaaacaactaaaatttaaattcacaaaaactcatttttaatagattttatattaaatttatttgacAATTAATTATAATCCTAAAATTACTCTTTTATAAAACCAGGGCATTGTATGTGGGGGTGGGGGGGAATAGGGGGAGTTATTTTGTTGTGTGCTCATTTGCTGCATGGCTGACAAACTGCAAGGAGTTAACAAATATATTGAAACTACAATTATAaagtgtttaatttatttcagaagGAAAATCTAATAATCCATCATATAATACCACTTCATCAAAATAACTTATATACTATATGTCTATATGAAATTAATGTAGTTTTCATATCAACATTATTTATACAATATAAGTTTAATAAAtatcaatttatttaaaattttaaattatatactttttatatttatattattcgtATATATTACTCGTACGTATATATTTCACGAGCAATACAAATATAAAAAGTATCATttgtctattatatatatatatatatatatatatatatatatattgagaatgTCTCAGGTGCATTTTTCTATATCTTTAAATATGAGTAGGATGTTCTTAAACAATCTATATTTTGATCTTTAAAACATGCACATTTTGA is drawn from Arachis hypogaea cultivar Tifrunner chromosome 12, arahy.Tifrunner.gnm2.J5K5, whole genome shotgun sequence and contains these coding sequences:
- the LOC112727561 gene encoding 11S globulin seed storage protein 1, with amino-acid sequence MSSLLLSLTFAYLVLIERLTTCHAQSHGDRIGECRLEHLSVMEPTKRVESEGGVAEFWDDKNQQLQCIGVTLIRYTIRPNGLLLPFYTNAPRIHYVLQGKGVMEIVVTGCRAMYRSSTKRRISSYSDEHQKIQSIEQNDAVAVPSSSVHWIYNTGHSDLVLFSLVDVANAHNQLDPTFRNFLLSGNGNGKEGEESDNNWFKKQREAQEGNVFSGLALETLIGSFNVQREIAEKVQGMKDWRGSIILVKEGLDWLSPEEEEEEEKEEGSEKRKKGDVNGIEETLCSYSFVHPLGEPRMHADKYNPRGGHITSLNTPNMAVLQYLQLGLDRGVLYKDAILVPHYNLNCHAVIYCTRGSALVQVINENGKRVLDEEVKEGQVVIVPQHYIVVKKAGSDAFDWVAIKTSDNPIINTLAGELSLVRAIPEAVLMSSFRMERKEARLLKRKGELTIISPPLEETH